In Hwangdonia lutea, a single window of DNA contains:
- a CDS encoding TRAP transporter substrate-binding protein, translating into MKTIKLAHGLDISHPVHKAMVLMGDELEKNSKGQLKLELYPNQQLGSERQCLELLQIGSLGMTKVSAAVMENFSPNMQVFGLPFLFRNREHRFNVLDGAIGKELLDGGQKYWLKGLGYYDAGSRSFYTKEKPVEFPKDLEGLKIRVMESVTAMNMVNSLEGSPTPISSGELYTALQQGVVDGAENNPPTFYLSRHYEVCKFFSLDEHTSIPDVLVISTHLWESLSKQEKSWLQTAADVSVEYQRELWAKAEQEALDAVVKAGVTVVRPDKSLFKNKVMSIYEDYKDNKPVYELINRIQETQ; encoded by the coding sequence GTGAAAACCATCAAACTGGCACATGGTTTGGATATCAGTCACCCAGTGCATAAAGCCATGGTGCTTATGGGAGATGAGTTGGAAAAAAACTCAAAAGGTCAATTAAAACTAGAGCTTTATCCCAACCAACAATTGGGTTCAGAGCGTCAGTGTTTGGAGTTATTGCAAATAGGAAGTTTAGGTATGACTAAGGTTTCTGCAGCAGTAATGGAGAATTTTTCTCCAAATATGCAAGTGTTTGGTTTACCCTTTTTGTTTAGGAATCGTGAGCATAGGTTTAATGTTTTGGATGGTGCTATTGGAAAGGAATTATTGGACGGCGGTCAAAAATACTGGCTTAAGGGCTTAGGTTATTATGATGCGGGTAGCCGGAGTTTTTATACCAAAGAAAAACCAGTGGAATTTCCAAAAGACCTTGAGGGTTTAAAAATAAGGGTAATGGAAAGTGTAACTGCCATGAATATGGTAAATAGCCTTGAGGGGTCTCCAACACCAATATCTTCAGGAGAGTTGTATACGGCATTACAACAAGGCGTTGTGGATGGTGCAGAAAATAACCCACCAACATTTTATTTATCAAGACACTATGAGGTATGTAAATTCTTTTCACTAGACGAACATACATCGATACCAGACGTATTGGTAATCAGCACGCATTTATGGGAAAGCTTATCTAAACAAGAAAAATCATGGTTGCAAACAGCCGCAGATGTCTCTGTAGAATACCAAAGAGAACTATGGGCCAAAGCAGAACAGGAAGCCCTTGATGCTGTTGTTAAAGCCGGAGTTACAGTCGTGAGGCCAGATAAATCGTTATTTAAGAACAAAGTGATGTCTATTTATGAAGATTATAAAGATAATAAACCTGTTTATGAACTCATCAATAGAATTCAAGAAACACAATAA